A genomic window from Anthocerotibacter panamensis C109 includes:
- the kdpC gene encoding potassium-transporting ATPase subunit KdpC, producing MSMLLSVLREITTGIRVSALLLILCGLAYPLLFTVMGGIFFPSQANGSLVKNAQGQIVGSSLIGQKFSSERYFQGRVSSLDYKAEASGSPNYGPTNKALLERIRADISRLEQANGAKPTADLVTNSGSGLDPHITPAGARIQFARVARARGATPEQVQSLVEQYTEGRFWGIFGEPRVNVLLLNLALDQSFAHGK from the coding sequence ATGTCTATGCTTCTGTCTGTGCTTCGCGAAATCACCACCGGTATTCGGGTGAGCGCCCTCTTGCTCATCCTGTGCGGCCTCGCCTATCCGCTCCTGTTCACGGTGATGGGGGGAATCTTCTTCCCCAGTCAGGCCAACGGTTCTCTGGTCAAAAATGCCCAAGGACAGATAGTCGGCTCCAGCCTCATCGGTCAGAAGTTCAGCTCTGAGCGATACTTCCAGGGCCGGGTCAGTTCGCTTGACTACAAAGCCGAAGCCTCAGGTAGTCCCAACTACGGCCCGACGAATAAGGCACTCCTGGAGCGCATCCGAGCCGACATCTCCCGCCTGGAGCAGGCGAACGGAGCCAAACCTACTGCCGATCTAGTAACGAACAGTGGCTCAGGTCTCGACCCGCATATCACCCCCGCAGGAGCCCGCATCCAGTTTGCGCGGGTCGCCCGCGCCCGTGGAGCCACGCCCGAACAGGTCCAATCCCTGGTTGAACAGTACACCGAAGGCCGCTTTTGGGGAATCTTTGGGGAGCCTCGGGTGAACGTATTACTCCTGAACCTCGCGCTCGATCAATCCTTCGCCCATGGAAAATAA
- a CDS encoding glycosyltransferase yields MIRPPCSDPQPHPTVLADPLVRPVYALISVHGDPAAEIGREGAGGQNIYVREVGLALARLGYSVDLFTRCEHPNLAPIVHHAPGCRTIRLTAGPLRFIDRMDLYEYLGDFVAAFVSFQQEQRRNYAVLHTHYWDSAWVGLQLKARLGLPLVHTNHSLGAIKYQATEEWHHNAPIRLAVERQVLEEADCVVATSPQEAADLRRLVSLQGQIRVIPCGTDIERFGLLDRAQAREQLGIPGSTRMVLYAGRFDPRKGIDTLVQAVALLPEDLLRHLRLYLVGGSRHVGPDHQERERIGVLVTQLGLEAVTVFTGRLPQVDLALYYAAADVCVVPSHYEPFGLVALEAMASGTPVIASDVGGLPFTVVPKETGALVPPADAAALALALTQVFIHPQVWQEYGRRARERVHTYFSWSAVATQLAQLFQGLRPRAERR; encoded by the coding sequence ATGATCCGACCGCCATGCTCAGACCCCCAGCCTCACCCGACCGTTCTGGCAGACCCTTTGGTCCGGCCTGTCTACGCCCTGATCTCCGTCCATGGCGACCCGGCGGCAGAAATTGGCCGCGAGGGGGCCGGGGGCCAAAATATTTATGTGCGGGAGGTGGGGCTCGCTCTGGCCCGTCTGGGCTATAGCGTGGACCTCTTTACCCGCTGCGAACACCCCAACCTTGCCCCCATCGTCCACCATGCTCCAGGTTGCCGCACGATTCGTCTGACAGCGGGACCGCTGCGCTTTATCGACCGCATGGACCTCTATGAATATCTAGGCGACTTTGTGGCAGCGTTTGTGAGTTTTCAGCAGGAGCAGCGGCGCAACTACGCGGTTTTGCACACCCATTATTGGGATTCGGCCTGGGTGGGGTTGCAGCTCAAAGCCCGACTCGGGCTCCCCTTAGTCCATACCAACCACTCCCTCGGGGCCATCAAGTATCAGGCGACGGAGGAATGGCACCACAACGCGCCTATCCGCCTCGCTGTCGAGCGCCAAGTCCTGGAAGAGGCAGATTGTGTAGTCGCCACCAGTCCCCAGGAAGCAGCAGACCTGCGCCGACTGGTCTCCTTGCAAGGCCAGATCCGGGTCATCCCCTGCGGCACCGATATTGAACGCTTTGGGCTACTAGACCGCGCTCAGGCCCGCGAGCAACTGGGCATTCCTGGTTCTACTCGGATGGTCCTCTACGCTGGGCGCTTTGACCCGCGCAAGGGCATTGACACCCTAGTTCAGGCGGTAGCCTTACTTCCCGAAGACCTCCTGCGCCACCTGCGACTCTATCTGGTGGGCGGGAGCCGCCACGTAGGACCTGACCATCAGGAGCGCGAGCGCATCGGAGTATTGGTCACCCAGTTGGGCCTGGAAGCAGTGACGGTCTTCACTGGGCGCTTGCCCCAGGTAGACCTCGCGCTCTACTATGCGGCGGCGGATGTCTGTGTCGTCCCCAGTCACTATGAGCCTTTTGGTCTGGTCGCCCTCGAAGCCATGGCGAGCGGCACCCCTGTCATCGCGAGCGATGTGGGCGGGTTGCCTTTTACCGTCGTGCCGAAAGAGACCGGTGCTCTAGTCCCTCCCGCAGACGCCGCAGCCCTGGCGCTGGCCCTGACGCAGGTTTTTATCCATCCCCAAGTCTGGCAGGAGTATGGTCGGCGAGCCCGTGAGCGCGTGCACACCTACTTCAGCTGGTCCGCAGTAGCAACGCAATTGGCACAGTTATTTCAGGGGCTCCGACCCCGAGCTGAGAGGCGGTGA
- the rimM gene encoding ribosome maturation factor RimM (Essential for efficient processing of 16S rRNA), with the protein MSELSPIWLLVGSVVGAHGILGEVKVYPETDFPQRLTDKGGLRRLVTVQGVEKMVRIQSGRLHKGLYLLRLEGIVERTTAEALKGAQIFVSSTERPDLAPGEFLVGDLVGLQVRRTDTGAQVGMVKDVMSTGAQDLLVVATAAGEILIPFVEALVPEVHADWLGVVPIVGLLDPTEAGEADGDA; encoded by the coding sequence GTGAGCGAACTGAGCCCAATATGGCTTTTGGTCGGCTCCGTCGTCGGGGCACACGGGATCTTGGGAGAGGTGAAGGTCTATCCAGAAACTGATTTCCCGCAACGGCTGACCGATAAGGGCGGGCTGAGGCGGCTTGTCACCGTCCAAGGGGTAGAGAAGATGGTCAGAATCCAGAGCGGGCGGTTGCACAAAGGGCTCTATCTTCTAAGGCTGGAGGGCATTGTTGAGCGCACGACGGCTGAAGCCCTCAAAGGAGCGCAAATTTTTGTCTCCAGCACCGAGCGCCCGGACCTCGCACCTGGGGAGTTTCTGGTCGGGGATCTCGTCGGGCTCCAGGTCCGCAGGACGGATACCGGCGCTCAGGTGGGCATGGTGAAGGATGTCATGAGCACAGGAGCCCAAGACTTGCTGGTGGTAGCGACAGCGGCGGGAGAAATCTTGATTCCTTTTGTCGAGGCGCTTGTCCCGGAGGTCCATGCGGATTGGCTGGGGGTCGTCCCCATCGTGGGGCTCCTTGACCCGACCGAGGCGGGTGAGGCGGATGGCGACGCTTAG
- the thiL gene encoding thiamine-phosphate kinase, protein MATLRDCSEAGLLQILAPFFAAPDAGLVVGAGDDAAVLRGTGDLVVTMDLLLEGVHFSPQTTPAHAVGWRACAANLSDLAAMGATGVGLLVGLGLPPETQLSWVEGVYQGLTDCARPWGVPIVGGDTCRSRQLGLSITALGRVAEGRAWLRSDCRPGDLLVVTGPLGGSRAGLEVLLDPERFVYHDPEHVRWAVQAHQYPQPRLDWVAPLQQLNTSIAAMDTSDGLADALVQMAQKSGVGMVVDLSQIPLTPAVRALGADKALDWALYGGEDFELLLSLPPPVLARIAHPGLQVIGQVIASSATVHDTAGHPIEREQAFAHFA, encoded by the coding sequence ATGGCGACGCTTAGGGACTGCTCGGAGGCGGGCTTACTCCAGATTCTCGCTCCTTTTTTTGCAGCCCCGGACGCTGGGCTTGTGGTCGGGGCGGGCGACGATGCGGCGGTGCTGCGCGGGACAGGAGATCTCGTGGTGACCATGGACCTGCTCTTGGAAGGCGTGCATTTCAGTCCTCAGACTACTCCTGCCCATGCGGTCGGCTGGCGTGCCTGTGCTGCCAATCTCTCGGACTTAGCCGCCATGGGTGCAACAGGGGTAGGACTTCTGGTCGGCTTGGGACTGCCCCCTGAGACGCAATTGAGTTGGGTAGAAGGGGTCTATCAGGGTCTGACCGACTGTGCTCGTCCCTGGGGCGTACCTATCGTAGGCGGCGATACCTGCCGCAGTCGCCAACTGGGTTTGAGCATCACAGCTTTGGGGCGGGTGGCTGAGGGGCGGGCTTGGCTGCGCTCGGACTGTCGTCCCGGCGACCTACTCGTGGTGACCGGCCCGCTGGGTGGCTCACGGGCGGGGCTAGAAGTCCTGCTGGACCCGGAACGTTTTGTGTACCATGACCCGGAGCATGTGCGGTGGGCGGTGCAGGCTCATCAATACCCGCAGCCCCGGCTGGATTGGGTCGCGCCCCTCCAACAATTGAACACCTCTATTGCTGCGATGGACACCAGTGATGGACTGGCTGATGCCCTAGTCCAAATGGCTCAAAAAAGTGGCGTGGGCATGGTCGTAGACCTCAGCCAAATCCCGCTCACTCCGGCAGTCCGTGCCCTAGGGGCAGATAAAGCGCTGGATTGGGCGCTCTATGGCGGGGAGGATTTCGAGTTGCTGCTCAGCCTACCGCCGCCGGTCTTGGCGCGGATAGCCCATCCTGGGCTCCAGGTTATCGGGCAGGTCATCGCGTCTTCGGCTACGGTGCATGACACGGCTGGTCATCCCATTGAGCGGGAACAGGCTTTTGCCCATTTTGCTTAG
- the kdpA gene encoding potassium-transporting ATPase subunit KdpA: MHSGLLQIAVTIALMVTVVPVFGSYLARVFQGQRTFLDPVLDPLDDLLYKFCGVNTSEAMAWWPYARAVLVSNLAFFVPAWLILLFQAALPINPTGVTNPAWDTALHTAVSFLTNTDQQHYSAETTYSHCSQMASLTFLMFVSAATGLAVGIAFIRGLLGRPLGNFYVDLTRSITRVLLPLSMFGAVIFLSQGVPQTLSGLQTVKMVDPYTTDVAQDGKRTTSTVNEQKLFVGPLASMESIKELGENGGGSLGVNSAHPYENPNPFTNLLQILLLLAVPTSLIYTFGVMAGNKKQGWVLFGTILILFVLLVGVAAVSEFNGNPAVNALLGTQNPNFEGQEVRFGWAQSVLFAVSTTGTMTGAVNAMHDSLTPIAGLTTLFNMFLQVIWGGQGTGIAYILVFLLIAVFLTGLMVGRTPELFGRKIEQQEVALASVIFLIHPLVILIPTALALAIPGVSGISNPGFHGLTQVVYEYTSAGANNGSGFEGLGDATLWWNLSTVPVLLLGRFAPIVALLALAGGLSKKKPVPETPGTLRTDTPLFGVVTAGTILILGALTFLPVLVLGPLAEFAADLAGKAF, from the coding sequence ATGCATAGTGGTCTGCTGCAAATAGCCGTGACCATCGCCCTGATGGTGACCGTGGTACCTGTTTTCGGAAGCTATCTGGCTCGGGTCTTTCAGGGGCAGCGGACGTTCCTCGATCCTGTGCTCGACCCTTTGGATGACCTACTCTACAAGTTTTGCGGGGTAAATACCTCTGAAGCGATGGCTTGGTGGCCCTATGCCCGTGCCGTCCTGGTCAGCAACCTCGCCTTTTTTGTACCTGCATGGTTAATTTTATTGTTTCAAGCTGCTCTGCCCATCAACCCGACGGGCGTGACAAATCCCGCCTGGGACACAGCACTGCACACGGCAGTCTCGTTTCTGACCAACACGGATCAGCAGCACTACTCCGCTGAGACGACCTATAGCCATTGCTCGCAGATGGCGTCTTTGACATTTTTGATGTTCGTTTCTGCGGCCACGGGTTTGGCGGTGGGGATTGCCTTTATCCGGGGACTGTTGGGCCGTCCGTTGGGGAACTTCTATGTGGACTTGACCCGCTCGATTACCCGAGTCCTCCTGCCGCTTTCTATGTTCGGGGCTGTGATTTTTTTAAGCCAGGGGGTGCCCCAGACGTTGAGCGGACTCCAGACAGTCAAGATGGTGGACCCCTACACCACGGACGTTGCGCAAGACGGCAAGCGGACAACCAGCACTGTCAACGAACAAAAACTCTTTGTCGGCCCGTTAGCCTCAATGGAATCGATCAAAGAGCTAGGAGAAAACGGCGGGGGCTCTTTGGGTGTCAACTCAGCCCACCCCTACGAGAACCCCAACCCCTTTACCAATCTGCTCCAAATTCTTCTGCTCCTTGCGGTTCCTACTTCGCTCATCTATACGTTCGGAGTGATGGCCGGGAACAAAAAACAAGGTTGGGTCCTGTTTGGTACCATTCTCATCTTGTTTGTCCTGCTAGTTGGCGTCGCCGCCGTCAGCGAATTTAATGGTAATCCAGCGGTCAACGCCCTGCTTGGCACCCAGAACCCTAACTTCGAGGGCCAGGAAGTGCGTTTTGGTTGGGCGCAGAGTGTATTGTTTGCCGTCTCGACTACCGGCACGATGACCGGGGCGGTCAATGCCATGCATGACTCGCTTACACCCATTGCTGGACTGACCACCCTCTTTAATATGTTCCTCCAGGTCATCTGGGGCGGGCAGGGTACGGGTATCGCCTATATCCTGGTCTTTTTACTCATCGCGGTTTTTTTGACCGGGCTGATGGTCGGGCGGACCCCAGAACTCTTTGGTCGCAAGATTGAGCAGCAGGAAGTGGCCTTGGCCTCGGTGATTTTCCTGATTCATCCGCTAGTCATCCTCATTCCTACAGCCCTAGCCCTGGCGATACCTGGAGTCAGTGGTATTTCGAACCCTGGCTTCCACGGACTCACGCAGGTGGTCTATGAATACACTTCAGCGGGGGCCAATAACGGCTCTGGCTTTGAGGGGTTGGGGGATGCGACCCTCTGGTGGAACCTGAGCACGGTTCCTGTCCTTTTGCTCGGGCGCTTTGCCCCGATAGTGGCCTTGTTGGCCCTAGCGGGGGGGCTGTCCAAGAAGAAACCTGTTCCTGAGACTCCAGGCACCCTACGCACCGATACGCCCCTTTTTGGCGTGGTCACCGCCGGGACCATCCTCATTCTCGGAGCATTGACTTTTTTGCCGGTCCTCGTCCTAGGTCCGCTGGCAGAATTCGCCGCAGACCTTGCGGGTAAAGCCTTTTAG
- the kdpB gene encoding potassium-transporting ATPase subunit KdpB: MQVTQPTQTPVPSGPRESRKHTPKVDTKGLYTRALAQSLVKLNPLTLYKNPVMFVVWVGTAITALLAIDPQLFGPAPGSHLLNILLTVILLLTVLFANFAEAIAEGRGKAQADALRRTKSDTRARRIIGEHIEEVSSTALRKGDLIQVIAGDIIPGDGEVLQGIASVDESAITGESAPVLKEPGSDVASSVTGGTRILSDELTIRITANPGEGFIDRMIALVEGAKRQRTPNEIALTVLLAVLTLIFLIVVATLPPMANYVGAPVSVATLIALLVALIPTTIGGLLSAIGIAGMDRVAQFNVIATSGKAVEAAGDVGTLILDKTGTITLGNRLADAFIPVGRHTLTELAQASHASSFFDETPEGKSIVRLAEELGANDGYNPKGAQGIEFSARTRMSGTDLADGLTLRKGAVNAIKSYVLERAGSIPADLDAATERISRLGGTPLAVCVGSEVLGIVYLKDIIKPGIKERFAELRRIGIKTVMVTGDNHVTASVIAQEAGVDGFIAEATAEDKIAVIRAEQAQGKLVAMTGDGTNDAPALAQADVGVAMNSGTQAAKEAANMVDLDSDPTKLIDIVMIGKQLLITRGALTTFSIANDLAKYFAILPALFANAGIGFLNVMGLTSPQSAILSALIFNALIIPALIPLALKGVKFQPLTADQLLTRNILIYGLGGVVVPFIGIKLIDLVVTAVGLG, from the coding sequence ATGCAAGTTACGCAACCGACCCAGACCCCTGTACCCTCCGGTCCCCGCGAAAGCCGCAAGCACACGCCCAAGGTAGATACCAAGGGCCTTTACACCCGCGCCTTGGCCCAATCTTTGGTGAAGCTCAATCCCCTGACTTTATACAAAAATCCAGTGATGTTCGTCGTCTGGGTCGGGACAGCGATTACCGCCCTGTTGGCGATAGACCCCCAGTTATTTGGCCCCGCCCCCGGTAGCCACCTACTCAATATCCTGCTCACTGTTATCCTCCTGCTTACAGTACTCTTTGCTAACTTCGCTGAAGCCATCGCCGAGGGCCGGGGCAAGGCTCAGGCTGACGCCCTCAGACGCACCAAGTCGGACACCCGCGCACGGCGCATTATCGGGGAGCACATCGAAGAAGTCTCCTCCACTGCCCTACGTAAAGGTGACCTGATCCAGGTCATTGCGGGCGATATCATTCCGGGCGATGGCGAAGTGCTCCAGGGGATAGCCTCTGTAGACGAATCTGCCATCACCGGCGAATCTGCGCCCGTCCTCAAGGAACCGGGCTCTGACGTGGCGAGTTCCGTCACGGGCGGCACCCGCATCCTCTCGGACGAACTGACCATCCGCATCACCGCCAACCCCGGGGAGGGCTTTATTGACCGCATGATTGCCCTGGTCGAGGGGGCCAAGCGGCAGAGGACACCCAACGAGATTGCTCTGACCGTGCTCTTGGCGGTCTTGACGCTGATTTTCCTCATTGTCGTGGCGACCTTGCCCCCGATGGCAAACTACGTCGGGGCTCCGGTCTCCGTGGCGACCCTGATTGCTCTGCTGGTCGCCTTGATTCCGACCACGATTGGGGGGCTCCTCAGTGCCATTGGCATTGCTGGGATGGACCGGGTGGCACAATTTAATGTCATCGCTACCTCCGGGAAAGCCGTGGAAGCTGCCGGAGACGTGGGGACGTTGATCCTCGACAAGACCGGGACCATCACCTTGGGTAATCGCCTCGCCGATGCGTTTATTCCGGTGGGTCGGCATACTTTGACGGAATTAGCCCAGGCTTCGCACGCTTCTTCCTTTTTTGATGAGACCCCCGAGGGTAAATCGATAGTACGTCTGGCGGAGGAACTGGGAGCCAACGACGGCTATAATCCAAAGGGCGCTCAGGGCATCGAGTTCAGTGCCCGCACCCGCATGAGCGGTACCGATTTGGCTGATGGCCTGACTCTGCGTAAGGGGGCAGTCAATGCCATCAAGAGCTATGTGCTTGAGCGAGCAGGCAGCATCCCTGCTGATTTGGATGCGGCTACGGAGCGGATTTCACGGCTAGGCGGGACGCCTTTGGCGGTCTGCGTGGGCTCAGAGGTGCTGGGTATCGTCTACCTCAAAGACATCATCAAACCGGGGATCAAGGAGCGCTTCGCAGAACTGCGCCGCATTGGTATCAAGACGGTCATGGTCACAGGCGATAACCATGTCACGGCCTCTGTGATTGCTCAAGAAGCTGGGGTGGATGGCTTCATCGCCGAGGCGACCGCCGAGGACAAGATTGCGGTTATCCGTGCTGAGCAGGCTCAGGGCAAACTAGTAGCGATGACGGGCGATGGAACGAATGATGCCCCGGCCCTGGCGCAGGCGGATGTGGGCGTGGCGATGAATTCCGGGACACAGGCCGCCAAGGAGGCAGCGAACATGGTGGATCTGGACTCGGACCCGACCAAACTCATCGATATCGTGATGATTGGCAAGCAGTTGCTCATCACGCGGGGGGCGCTGACGACTTTTAGCATCGCCAATGACCTCGCCAAGTACTTTGCCATCCTCCCGGCCCTATTTGCCAACGCGGGGATTGGGTTTCTCAATGTGATGGGCCTGACCAGTCCCCAGTCGGCGATTCTCTCAGCGCTGATCTTTAATGCACTGATCATCCCGGCGCTGATCCCGCTGGCGCTCAAGGGGGTAAAGTTCCAGCCCCTGACGGCGGACCAACTGTTGACGCGCAATATCCTCATCTATGGTCTGGGTGGAGTTGTAGTTCCGTTTATTGGCATCAAGCTCATTGACTTGGTTGTAACTGCTGTGGGTCTCGGCTAA
- the kdpF gene encoding K(+)-transporting ATPase subunit F encodes MSIAHGMLLLLVLGLGVYLFVVMFKPEWF; translated from the coding sequence GTGAGCATAGCCCATGGAATGCTGTTGCTGTTGGTTTTAGGGCTGGGGGTCTATCTCTTCGTGGTCATGTTTAAGCCCGAATGGTTTTGA
- a CDS encoding sucrose-phosphate phosphatase, giving the protein MSLLLVLDLDDTLVGDDRATAQFNQWLMAQEDRVTLVYSTGRSWISAHTLQTEHKLLEPSFWVVAAGTEIYGQGRLDSCWAARLNTGWDRQEVLALAAQFPALTPQQQAEQRPWKVSFRLDKLLDAASHVEVSKRCPGSPTTLVALKDRLDRAGLSAQILYSSDRDVAILPLAGNKGNAVAYLREQLGFLPKYTIVCGGSGNDISFFSGPERGILVGNALPELRFWYLRHSQPRHYLACRLYAWGILEGLAHFRLAEPVIAP; this is encoded by the coding sequence GTGAGTCTGCTGTTGGTGCTGGACTTGGACGATACCCTGGTCGGAGATGACCGGGCAACGGCGCAGTTCAACCAATGGCTTATGGCTCAAGAGGACCGGGTGACCCTGGTCTATTCCACGGGGCGGTCGTGGATTTCGGCGCACACGCTACAGACAGAGCACAAGCTTTTGGAGCCGTCTTTTTGGGTGGTCGCGGCAGGCACCGAAATTTATGGTCAAGGGCGACTCGACTCCTGCTGGGCAGCCCGCCTCAATACTGGCTGGGACCGCCAAGAGGTGCTGGCTCTTGCGGCGCAGTTTCCAGCGCTCACCCCCCAACAGCAGGCAGAACAACGGCCCTGGAAAGTAAGCTTTCGTCTGGATAAACTGCTCGATGCGGCCAGTCATGTGGAAGTCTCCAAACGCTGTCCGGGGTCCCCGACTACTTTGGTTGCGCTCAAAGACCGGCTGGACCGGGCGGGCTTATCGGCTCAGATCCTCTACAGCAGTGACCGGGATGTAGCTATCCTGCCTCTGGCTGGAAATAAAGGCAACGCGGTCGCCTACCTGCGCGAACAGCTTGGCTTCCTACCCAAGTACACGATTGTCTGTGGCGGCTCTGGCAACGATATTAGCTTCTTCAGTGGACCGGAGCGGGGCATCCTGGTGGGCAATGCGCTCCCGGAGCTGCGCTTTTGGTACCTACGCCACAGCCAACCCCGTCACTACTTGGCCTGCCGTCTCTATGCCTGGGGCATTCTGGAAGGACTCGCTCATTTCCGGCTAGCTGAGCCGGTGATTGCCCCTTAG
- a CDS encoding universal stress protein — MENNGRLDPQQLLMALLQTGQGRHKVYLGYAPGVGKTQQMLKDALALKAQGVDIVVGWFDIHGRPGMEGLLEPLEVIAPKLVTYQGVAVPLLDVEAIRLRRPATVLVDELAYRNPPGYPRRYQEVQQLLEAGISVFSTVNIQHLERQAPAASRILDQPVGETVPDLMVLSADEVRVLDLSPADLRERLKAIYGREVSHSPLFLESTLNYLRELALRTVAEKVDLQILSEENPGVAGPAGVRERILVAISTNPDAQRLIRRGGLKAQRLDAEFFVLYVENHPLNPQDQTTLQAHIRLAESLGAQFIRYRARDISGALLAFIRERHITQVILGESLRSPWEVFMHGGSIIHRLLRNTSNLDVLIVGETESTGSLCPLAPPIAPVPPAQLGHHKVYIGAAPGVGKTFAMLQTAQALQKQGVDVVAGVIETHGRAQTAALMEGLTVIPKRIVAYQGRRFEEFDLEAVLQRHPRVVLVDELAHTNIPSRQNFNTKRYQDVQTLLSQGIDVISTVNIQHLESLNVLVERTTGVRVRETVPDRILEEAEITLIDLTPEELQERMREGKIYSLAKVEQALQNFFRRENLSALRELALREVADTLEPTTCSTPTQDCILVCVKDDHPQLIYRGARIARRYSGNGPGGTAQLVVVYVGPAKPGVQNIAQRTSEMEGVFVHRTASLYSSQRIAQEIAAVAQTYAVTQIVLGESRHPLVKELLFGSVTDNLVRQVRNLDLLIVGTLRASARYTPS, encoded by the coding sequence ATGGAAAATAACGGTCGCCTTGACCCACAACAACTCCTGATGGCCCTGCTCCAGACAGGTCAGGGCCGCCATAAGGTCTATCTGGGGTACGCCCCTGGGGTGGGCAAGACCCAACAGATGCTTAAGGATGCCCTCGCCCTCAAAGCTCAGGGGGTAGATATCGTGGTGGGTTGGTTCGATATTCATGGTCGTCCAGGGATGGAGGGTCTGCTCGAACCGTTGGAAGTCATTGCGCCCAAGCTGGTTACGTATCAAGGCGTGGCTGTTCCTCTGCTAGATGTCGAAGCCATCCGGTTACGCCGCCCCGCCACCGTCCTGGTCGATGAGCTGGCCTACCGGAATCCTCCGGGCTATCCCCGGCGCTACCAGGAAGTCCAGCAATTACTAGAGGCGGGGATCAGTGTCTTCTCCACCGTCAACATCCAACATCTGGAGCGGCAGGCTCCAGCCGCAAGCCGCATCCTCGATCAGCCTGTAGGCGAGACTGTGCCCGACCTGATGGTGCTCTCCGCCGATGAGGTACGGGTGTTGGATCTCTCGCCTGCGGACCTACGCGAGCGCCTGAAGGCCATCTATGGTCGAGAGGTGAGCCACAGCCCCTTGTTTTTGGAGAGCACACTCAACTACTTGCGCGAGTTGGCTCTGCGCACGGTGGCCGAAAAAGTTGACCTCCAGATCCTCAGTGAGGAAAACCCTGGGGTAGCAGGTCCGGCGGGGGTGCGCGAACGCATCCTAGTCGCCATTAGCACCAACCCCGACGCCCAACGCCTCATCCGCCGGGGAGGGCTCAAGGCCCAGCGCCTGGATGCAGAATTCTTTGTCCTCTATGTCGAGAACCACCCCCTCAACCCCCAAGATCAGACCACCCTCCAGGCCCATATCCGTCTGGCTGAGTCTCTGGGGGCACAGTTCATCCGCTACCGGGCGCGGGATATCTCTGGGGCACTCCTAGCTTTTATTCGAGAGCGGCATATCACCCAGGTCATTCTCGGGGAATCGCTGCGCTCGCCCTGGGAAGTGTTTATGCATGGCGGGTCGATTATCCATCGGCTTCTGCGCAATACCAGCAATCTGGATGTGCTGATTGTCGGTGAAACGGAGTCCACAGGTTCCTTGTGCCCCCTTGCACCTCCGATTGCGCCTGTTCCCCCCGCGCAACTCGGGCATCACAAGGTCTATATCGGAGCCGCGCCAGGAGTTGGCAAGACCTTTGCCATGCTCCAGACCGCTCAGGCATTGCAGAAGCAGGGCGTGGATGTGGTCGCAGGCGTAATTGAGACCCATGGTCGCGCCCAGACTGCCGCCTTAATGGAAGGGCTAACCGTAATCCCCAAGCGCATCGTGGCGTATCAGGGCCGTCGCTTCGAGGAATTTGACCTAGAAGCAGTCCTGCAACGGCATCCTCGCGTGGTTCTGGTCGATGAACTGGCCCACACCAATATCCCTTCGCGCCAGAACTTCAATACCAAGCGCTACCAAGACGTACAAACCCTCCTGAGCCAGGGCATCGACGTGATTTCAACGGTCAATATCCAGCACCTGGAGAGCCTCAACGTCCTAGTGGAGCGGACCACAGGGGTCCGGGTGCGCGAGACTGTCCCCGACCGGATTCTAGAAGAAGCTGAAATTACGCTGATTGACCTGACCCCCGAAGAACTCCAGGAGCGGATGCGCGAGGGCAAAATTTATAGTCTGGCGAAAGTAGAGCAGGCGCTCCAAAACTTCTTTCGCCGCGAGAACCTCTCCGCCCTGCGCGAACTAGCCCTGCGGGAGGTTGCGGATACCCTGGAGCCCACGACATGTAGCACCCCGACGCAGGATTGCATCTTGGTCTGTGTCAAAGATGACCATCCCCAACTCATCTATCGGGGAGCACGGATTGCCAGACGCTACTCTGGGAATGGGCCGGGAGGGACAGCCCAACTCGTGGTGGTCTACGTGGGTCCAGCAAAACCGGGAGTCCAAAACATCGCCCAACGCACCTCAGAAATGGAAGGCGTCTTTGTCCACCGCACAGCTTCGTTGTACTCCTCGCAACGGATTGCCCAAGAGATCGCAGCAGTAGCTCAGACCTATGCGGTGACTCAGATCGTGCTGGGTGAATCGCGCCACCCCCTGGTCAAAGAACTGTTGTTCGGCTCTGTGACCGATAACCTAGTGCGGCAAGTGCGGAACCTTGATCTTTTGATCGTGGGTACCTTACGGGCTTCTGCAAGGTATACTCCGAGCTAA